In a genomic window of Glycine max cultivar Williams 82 chromosome 13, Glycine_max_v4.0, whole genome shotgun sequence:
- the LOC102665973 gene encoding uncharacterized protein codes for MALRIHVISPFFSISTTSPVALSTHKLTIRRINCTGGGEGGINDASLASELAARAARMNAHSVMAEEAMRKSRKLLFGELCEYMGLDEDQAQHKWTYMDDDEKLVLVKAFLAEWGSHFHPLSARSTKEMLEEYLRQGNSPPKLTNSPFFFEGLNRIIGFP; via the coding sequence ATGGCTCTCAGGATTCACGTTATTTCCCCTTTCTTCTCAATCTCCACCACCTCCCCCGTCGCTCTCTCCACCCACAAACTCACCATCCGACGAATCAACTGCACCGGCGGCGGAGAGGGCGGCATCAACGACGCATCCCTGGCATCGGAGTTGGCGGCGAGGGCCGCCAGAATGAATGCGCATTCGGTGATGGCGGAGGAGGCCATGCGCAAGAGCAGAAAGCTCCTCTTCGGAGAACTCTGCGAGTACATGGGCCTCGACGAAGACCAGGCCCAACACAAATGGACCTATATGGATGATGACGAGAAATTGGTTCTCGTGAAAGCGTTTCTTGCAGAGTGGGGTTCCCATTTTCACCCCTTGTCCGCGAGGTCCACAAAAGAGATGTTGGAGGAATATCTGCGACAAGGGAACTCACCTCCCAAGTTAACTaattctcctttcttctttgaGGGACTCAACAGAATTATTGGTTTTCCCTAG
- the LOC100801023 gene encoding phosphoglycerate mutase-like protein 1-like isoform X2: MNMSMITVAVYCSISSFPSSLRFRRRAFPHLSLSPPSALCFSGLSENIDSGGGGSGGPCIFPLNRCKTIHLVDSLRKDVHDSGLMKRIDLVIASPLLRTLQTAVGVFGGESYTDITDVLPLMVENAGNSNRAAISSLNCPPIVAVELCREHLGVRPCDKRRSISEYQSLFPAIDFSLIDSNEDTWWKADVRETKEELAARGRKFMNWLGTRKEKEIAIVTHRALLLHTLSAFGNYSHPLEKKELSKPFANCELRSMVIVDWYEHNLNNFKSSLAPQSGFL; encoded by the exons ATGAACATGAGCATGATCACAGTGGCTGTATATTGCAGCATCTCATCTTTTCCCTCTTCTCTACGCTTTCGCCGCCGCGCATTTCCACacctttctctttctcctccttCCGCTCTCTGCTTCTCCG GTTTGTCAGAGAATATTgatagtggtggtggtggtagtggtGGTCCATGTATCTTTCCATTGAACCGTTGCAAAACCATTCACCTG GTTGACAGTTTGCGTAAGGATGTTCATGATTCTGGGCTTATGAAGAGGATTGATCTGGTCATAGCATCTCCTTTATTGAG GACTCTACAAACTGCTGTTGGGGTGTTTGGAGGTGAGAGCTACACAGATATAACAGATGTGCTACCTCTTATGGTGGAAAATGCAGGAAACAGCAATCGTGCTGCAATTTCAAGTCTGAATTGCCCTCCAATTGTTGCTGTTGAACTTTGTCGGGAACATTTG GGAGTTCGTCCCTGCGACAAAAGGAGAAGCATCAGCGAGTATCAATCCCTATTTCCTGCAATTGATTTTTCACTG ATTGATAGTAATGAGGATACTTGGTGGAAGGCCGATGTTAGAGAGACAAAGGAAGAACTTGCAGCCAGAGGGCGGAAGTTCATGAACTG GTTGGGGACAAGAAAAGAGAAGGAGATAGCAATTGTGACGCATAGAGCATTGTTGTTGCATACTCTTAGTGCCTTTGGAAATTACAGCCATCCCTTGGAGAAGAAAGAATTATCAAAGCC CTTTGCCAACTGCGAGCTTCGCTCCATGGTCATCGTTGATTGGTATGAACACAATCTAAACAACTTTAAGAGCTCCCTTGCACCTCAGTCGGggtttttatga
- the LOC100801023 gene encoding phosphoglycerate mutase-like protein 1-like isoform X1 produces MNMSMITVAVYCSISSFPSSLRFRRRAFPHLSLSPPSALCFSGLSENIDSGGGGSGGPCIFPLNRCKTIHLVRHGQGIHNVEGDKDYNAYMKPEYFDAHLTPLGWQEVDSLRKDVHDSGLMKRIDLVIASPLLRTLQTAVGVFGGESYTDITDVLPLMVENAGNSNRAAISSLNCPPIVAVELCREHLGVRPCDKRRSISEYQSLFPAIDFSLIDSNEDTWWKADVRETKEELAARGRKFMNWLGTRKEKEIAIVTHRALLLHTLSAFGNYSHPLEKKELSKPFANCELRSMVIVDWYEHNLNNFKSSLAPQSGFL; encoded by the exons ATGAACATGAGCATGATCACAGTGGCTGTATATTGCAGCATCTCATCTTTTCCCTCTTCTCTACGCTTTCGCCGCCGCGCATTTCCACacctttctctttctcctccttCCGCTCTCTGCTTCTCCG GTTTGTCAGAGAATATTgatagtggtggtggtggtagtggtGGTCCATGTATCTTTCCATTGAACCGTTGCAAAACCATTCACCTG GTGAGGCATGGACAAGGGATCCACAATGTGGAGGGAGATAAGGACTACAATGCATATATGAAGCCTGAATATTTTGATGCACATCTTACGCCACTAGGCTGGCAAGAG GTTGACAGTTTGCGTAAGGATGTTCATGATTCTGGGCTTATGAAGAGGATTGATCTGGTCATAGCATCTCCTTTATTGAG GACTCTACAAACTGCTGTTGGGGTGTTTGGAGGTGAGAGCTACACAGATATAACAGATGTGCTACCTCTTATGGTGGAAAATGCAGGAAACAGCAATCGTGCTGCAATTTCAAGTCTGAATTGCCCTCCAATTGTTGCTGTTGAACTTTGTCGGGAACATTTG GGAGTTCGTCCCTGCGACAAAAGGAGAAGCATCAGCGAGTATCAATCCCTATTTCCTGCAATTGATTTTTCACTG ATTGATAGTAATGAGGATACTTGGTGGAAGGCCGATGTTAGAGAGACAAAGGAAGAACTTGCAGCCAGAGGGCGGAAGTTCATGAACTG GTTGGGGACAAGAAAAGAGAAGGAGATAGCAATTGTGACGCATAGAGCATTGTTGTTGCATACTCTTAGTGCCTTTGGAAATTACAGCCATCCCTTGGAGAAGAAAGAATTATCAAAGCC CTTTGCCAACTGCGAGCTTCGCTCCATGGTCATCGTTGATTGGTATGAACACAATCTAAACAACTTTAAGAGCTCCCTTGCACCTCAGTCGGggtttttatga
- the LOC100801023 gene encoding Phosphoglycerate mutase-like protein 1-like (The RefSeq protein has 1 substitution compared to this genomic sequence): MNMSMITVAVNCSISSFPSSLRFRRRAFPHLSLSPPSALCFSGLSENIDSGGGGSGGPCIFPLNRCKTIHLVRHGQGIHNVEGDKDYNAYMKPEYFDAHLTPLGWQEVDSLRKDVHDSGLMKRIDLVIASPLLRTLQTAVGVFGGESYTDITDVLPLMVENAGNSNRAAISSLNCPPIVAVELCREHLGVRPCDKRRSISEYQSLFPAIDFSLIDSNEDTWWKADVRETKEELAARGRKFMNWLGTRKEKEIAIVTHRALLLHTLSAFGNYSHPLEKKELSKPFANCELRSMVIVDCVTDRRR, encoded by the exons ATGAACATGAGCATGATCACAGTGGCTGTATATTGCAGCATCTCATCTTTTCCCTCTTCTCTACGCTTTCGCCGCCGCGCATTTCCACacctttctctttctcctccttCCGCTCTCTGCTTCTCCG GTTTGTCAGAGAATATTgatagtggtggtggtggtagtggtGGTCCATGTATCTTTCCATTGAACCGTTGCAAAACCATTCACCTG GTGAGGCATGGACAAGGGATCCACAATGTGGAGGGAGATAAGGACTACAATGCATATATGAAGCCTGAATATTTTGATGCACATCTTACGCCACTAGGCTGGCAAGAG GTTGACAGTTTGCGTAAGGATGTTCATGATTCTGGGCTTATGAAGAGGATTGATCTGGTCATAGCATCTCCTTTATTGAG GACTCTACAAACTGCTGTTGGGGTGTTTGGAGGTGAGAGCTACACAGATATAACAGATGTGCTACCTCTTATGGTGGAAAATGCAGGAAACAGCAATCGTGCTGCAATTTCAAGTCTGAATTGCCCTCCAATTGTTGCTGTTGAACTTTGTCGGGAACATTTG GGAGTTCGTCCCTGCGACAAAAGGAGAAGCATCAGCGAGTATCAATCCCTATTTCCTGCAATTGATTTTTCACTG ATTGATAGTAATGAGGATACTTGGTGGAAGGCCGATGTTAGAGAGACAAAGGAAGAACTTGCAGCCAGAGGGCGGAAGTTCATGAACTG GTTGGGGACAAGAAAAGAGAAGGAGATAGCAATTGTGACGCATAGAGCATTGTTGTTGCATACTCTTAGTGCCTTTGGAAATTACAGCCATCCCTTGGAGAAGAAAGAATTATCAAAGCC CTTTGCCAACTGCGAGCTTCGCTCCATGGTCATCGTTGATTG TGTGACGGATAGGAGGCGTTAA